One Oncorhynchus kisutch isolate 150728-3 unplaced genomic scaffold, Okis_V2 scaffold3992, whole genome shotgun sequence genomic window carries:
- the LOC116372989 gene encoding gastrula zinc finger protein XlCGF26.1-like, translating to MDREKGMLMDEIEKGLWNLTEDNLRYLCERHGHGGKDGLEVKGMDHRSLRRKILEEMWDNTDSMKSEEQGISWLVQLKEDIRRIQEEGSSADDDDDDDDDGAVDCDEEWNGERAGVQLPSNGLEVEPMSSSQSDDDGDVDCDEERDEEVRDWMASDGLEVELSPERHTPEQRVREDKPPRPPATLSKSPGRASRGSALLRCLKKRVSVQLDDSKTTRTGEKSHSPSSAKRCKKTPPGDRPSSHICDHCGKNLGSQKSLKSHMRVHTEDKPHECSECGETFRLLRSLKKHQKLHTGEVRGTKKVKVPHLCPHCGTMLASKKELKDHLRIRHTEKTQLCSECGKRFSSTYALRKHQRLHTGEQLHLCPDCGKTFYTQAHLISHQRVHAEHRERPHVCPVCGRGFTAASSLKSHQSIHTGEKPYLCAECGKSFRTLGHFTTHQKQHVEAKPSFPCPVCNQCLSTKRNLIFHQRMHTGEKPYHCSQCDRRFVNEQKLKSHQRVHTGEKPYLCSQCGKSFALSQNLKKHLRVHSGERRYRCTYCVKSFISSSGLKSHLQTHTGVKPCHCPECGKGFSEKRALKNHMLTHGRETAPTFQCL from the exons ATGGATCGAGAGAAGGGAATGTTGATGGATGAAATTGAAAAGGGTTTATGGAATTTAACCGAGGACAATCTGCGTTACCTTTGTGAACGTCATGGACACGGTGGGAAAGATGGCCTCGAAGTCAAAGGCATGGATCACCGCTCGTTGCGGCGTAAAATCCTGGAGGAAATGTGGGACAATACGGATTCAATGAAATCAGAGGAGCAGGGAATATCTTGGTTAGTCCAACTGAAAGAGGACATCAGGAGGATACAGGAGGAGGGTAGCagtgctgatgatgatgatgatgatgatgatgatggtgctgTAGACTGTGACGAAGAATGGAACGGGGAGAGGGCCGGGGTTCAGTTACCTAGCAATGGGTTGGAGGTGGAGCCCATGAGTTCCAGCCAATCTGATGATGATGGCGACGTAGACTGTGATGAAGAAAGGGACGAGGAGGTCAGGGATTGGATGGCTAGCGATGGGCTGGAGGTGGAGTTGTCTCCAGAGAGGCACACACCAgagcagagagtcagagag GACAAGCCTCCCCGGCCCCCCGCCACCCTCTCGAAGTCCCCGGGTCGTGCGTCCCGCGGTAGCGCCCTACTGCGCTGTCTGAAGAAGAGGGTGTCTGTGCAGCTAGACGACAGCAAGACAACTcgcacaggagagaaatctcacAGCCCGTCTAGCGCTAAACGATGCAAGAAAACTCCCCCAGGAGACAGGCCCAGCTCCCATATCTGTGATCACTGTGGGAAGAATTTAGGAAGTCAAAAAAGCCTGAAAAGCCACATGCGCGTTCATACCGAAGACAAACCTCATGAGTGCTCCGAGTGTGGGGAGACGTTCCGTCTGTTAAGAAGCCTTAAAAAACATCAGAAACTTCACACTGGTGAGGTTAGAGGGACGAAGAAAGTCAAAGTCCCTCATCTGTGTCCTCACTGCGGGACGATGCTAGCTTCGAAGAAAGAATTAAAGGATCATCTGAGAATCCGCCACACTGAGAAAACTCAGCTCTGCTCTGAATGTGGCAAGAGATTCTCTAGCACCTACGCCCTGAGGAAACACCAGAGGCTACACACTGGGGAGCAGCTCCACCTCTGCCCTGACTGTGGGAAGACCTTCTATACTCAGGCACACTTGATATCTCACCAGAGGGTCCATGCTGAACACAGGGAAAGGCCGCATGTGTGTCCCGTCTGTGGGAGGGGCTTTACAGCAGCTTCGTCCTTGAAGTCACATCAGAGTATTCACACCGGAGAGAAACCTTACCTCTGCGCTGAATGCGGGAAGAGTTTCAGAACATTAGGACACTTCACAACACACCAGAAGCAGCATGTCGAAGCAAAGCCATCTTTCCCTTGCCCTGTTTGCAATCAGTGTCTCTCAACAAAGCGCAACCTGATATTTCACCAGAGAATgcacacgggagagaagccttaccactgctctcagtgtgaCCGGCGCTTTGTTAATGAGCAGAAATTGAAAAGTCATCAGCgtgtacacactggagagaagccctaCCTTTGCTCCCAGTGTGGGAAAAGTTTCGCTCTTTCACAAAATCTTAAAAAGCATCTCAGGGTGCATTCAGGTGAGAGACGTTACAGATGTACCTATTGTGTAAAGAGTTTCATTTCTTCATCTGGTCTGAAATCACACCTGCAAACGCACACTGGAGTGAAACCCTGCCACTGCCCTGAATGTGGGAAAGGTTTCTCAGAGAAGAGAGCTCTGAAGAATCACATGCTcacacacgggagagaaaccgCTCCAACGTTCCAATGTCTGTGA